Proteins from one Ahaetulla prasina isolate Xishuangbanna chromosome 2, ASM2864084v1, whole genome shotgun sequence genomic window:
- the CDK4 gene encoding cyclin-dependent kinase 4: MAMGVQEQYEPVAEIGIGAYGTVFKARDLQSGKFVALKNVRVQNSENGLPLSTVREVALLKRLEHLDHPNIVRLMDVCTTTRTERETKVTLVFEHVDQDLKAYLEKTPPPGLPSEVIKDMMRQFLSGLDFLHSNCIVHRDLKPENILVTSAGQIKLADFGLARIYSCQMALTPLVVTLWYRAPEVLLQSTYATPVDLWSVGCIFAEMFRRKPLFCGKSEADQLGKIFDLIGLPSEEDWPLDVSLPRCAFAARSPQPVENFVPEIEVQGAQLLLEMLTFNPLKRISAFQALHHQYFQDKNAGEG; the protein is encoded by the exons ATGGCCATGGGCGTGCAGGAACAATATGAACCTGTGGCTGAAATTGGTATTGGAGCTTATGGTACCGTCTTCAAGGCTCGGGACTTGCAGAGTGGCAAATTTGTGGCGCTCAAGAATGTACGAGTGCAGAACAGTGAGAATGGACTCCCTCTGTCCACAGTCCGAGAGGTGGCCCTGCTGAAACGTTTGGAGCACCTTGATCACCCCAACATCGTGCG ACTAATGGATGTTTGCACCACTACACGGACTGAACGAGAAACCAAAGTGACTCTGGTTTTTGAGCATGTAGATCAGGACCTGAAAGCCTATTTGGAAAAAACACCACCTCCTGGCTTACCCTCAGAAGTAATAAAG GACATGATGCGTCAGTTCTTGAGTGGCTTGGATTTCTTACATTCGAACTGCATTGTTCATCGTGACCTTAAGCCAGAGAATATCCTGGTGACCAGCGCTGGTCAAATCAAGTTGGCTGACTTTGGACTGGCTCGTATCTATAGCTGCCAGATGGCCCTGACACCATTG GTGGTCACCCTCTGGTATCGTGCTCCAGAAGTGCTGCTCCAGTCAACCTATGCTACTCCTGTGGACTTATGGAGTGTGGGATGTATCTTTGCCGAGATGTTTCGAAGGAA ACCTCTCTTCTGTGGCAAATCAGAAGCTGACCAACTGGGCAAGATCTTTGA cCTGATTGGTCTCCCGTCAGAGGAAGATTGGCCATTGGATGTGTCTCTACCACGATGTGCCTTTGCTGCTCGTTCCCCACAGCCTGTGGAGAACTTTGTGCCAGAAATTGAGGTCCAGGGGGCTCAGCTGCTTTTG GAAATGCTGACATTCAATCCACTGAAGCGTATATCTGCCTTCCAAGCCTTGCATCATCAGTACTTTCAGGACAAGAACGCAGGTGAAGGGTAG